From the genome of Candidatus Electrothrix communis, one region includes:
- a CDS encoding IMP cyclohydrolase: MNKVARALISLTDKSGIEDFAKALTEMGIEILSTGGTAKKMRDNGIPVTDVSEFTGFPEMLDGRVKTLHPLVHGGILNQRENADHQQQCTEHGIKPIDIVAVNLYAFEKTVTDPKCTLGDAIENIDIGGPTLLRASAKNFQDVTVIVDPADYDQVLAEIRETGNTTLKTRFKLAVKVFQLTSAYDTAIADWLVNVDVESNPYF; encoded by the coding sequence ATGAACAAAGTAGCAAGGGCCTTAATCAGCCTGACCGATAAATCCGGTATCGAAGATTTTGCCAAGGCATTAACCGAGATGGGTATTGAAATTCTGTCCACCGGCGGGACAGCCAAGAAAATGCGGGATAATGGCATTCCCGTGACCGACGTGTCGGAATTCACCGGTTTTCCGGAAATGCTGGATGGACGGGTAAAAACCCTGCATCCCCTGGTTCACGGCGGTATTCTCAATCAGCGGGAAAATGCCGATCATCAGCAGCAATGCACAGAGCACGGTATCAAGCCCATTGATATTGTGGCGGTGAATCTGTATGCCTTTGAGAAAACCGTGACTGATCCGAAGTGTACCTTGGGCGATGCTATTGAAAATATCGATATCGGCGGGCCGACCCTGTTACGAGCGTCAGCCAAGAATTTTCAGGATGTGACCGTGATCGTTGATCCTGCTGATTATGATCAGGTCCTTGCAGAAATTCGTGAAACCGGCAACACAACCCTGAAAACCAGATTCAAGCTGGCTGTTAAGGTCTTTCAGTTGACCTCGGCCTATGATACCGCCATTGCCGATTGGCTGGTGAACGTGGATGTGGAGAGCAATCCTTATTTTTAA
- a CDS encoding phosphoribosylglycinamide formyltransferase, translating to MQKIAVLLSGSGRTLDNFHEGIQAGTMKAEIQVVVSNVSDALGLEKARKYGYPAFYAADNAAINTILAEYDIDLITLAGYLKLYEPPEQLKQRVLNIHPSLIPSFCGPGFYGHYVHDAVKARGCTVSGCTVHFANEIYDEGPIILQKCASLDPSDTPDDIADKVFAKECEAFPEAINLVDEKGAASFWNRG from the coding sequence ATGCAGAAGATAGCAGTATTGCTGTCCGGATCAGGCAGGACCTTGGATAATTTTCATGAAGGTATTCAAGCAGGCACAATGAAGGCGGAGATTCAGGTGGTTGTCTCCAATGTCAGCGATGCCCTGGGGCTGGAAAAAGCACGAAAATATGGGTACCCGGCTTTTTACGCCGCTGATAATGCAGCCATCAATACGATACTGGCAGAGTATGATATTGACCTTATAACCCTTGCCGGTTACCTTAAATTATATGAACCGCCGGAACAGCTCAAACAACGGGTTCTTAATATTCATCCGTCCCTGATTCCTTCCTTCTGCGGCCCAGGTTTTTACGGCCATTATGTCCATGATGCGGTCAAAGCCAGAGGCTGTACTGTCAGCGGCTGTACTGTCCATTTTGCCAACGAAATTTATGATGAAGGGCCTATTATCCTGCAAAAATGTGCTTCTTTAGATCCTTCAGATACACCTGATGATATTGCAGACAAAGTGTTTGCCAAAGAGTGTGAGGCCTTTCCGGAAGCCATTAATTTGGTGGATGAAAAGGGCGCCGCTTCCTTCTGGAACAGAGGTTGA